A region of the Electrophorus electricus isolate fEleEle1 chromosome 7, fEleEle1.pri, whole genome shotgun sequence genome:
CACATTAGGGTTTGGCCCGTCATTACCGCAATGAGCACGTTAACACAATTAAAACGACTGGATTTCATGCTCACGTTACACTGCCCACAAGTGTGCACTTAAAGGTAGTTGTTCTATTGAGATGGTAGCACCTCTGATGCGGCgtccagctccttctgcttgTGCTCAAAGATCTCATCGTCGTCTTTGTCCTTTTCAAACTCCTTCTGGCAGCGATTGAGCAGCAGCTTGCGGAAATTCACAGTAGCTCCCGTCTTATCTGAGGTGCGCACTTTCAGCTGGACACCGGGAAGAGCACAAGTAACAAGCACAAGTTAATAAGATTAATAAGTTAATAAGATTTTTGTGACTAACAAAGACGTTGCAGATGCAGAATCAACTTTCTGACCCATCTGTTAATGGAAGATAAGCTGATGATTCATGGGCCAAaggatggatgtgtgtttaaaatacaaCACACTTTTAACCAGCCATCACAtcacaacccccaccccaaaaaaacaaaaacaaaataaaaaaacagttgTTTGGCTACAGCTCATTATGTACACTGAGGTAGGACTGTTAAAAGAAGTTAAGGTACCCGCCACttgctgttttgattttttttgccaaaacTTTTAACCTACATTTAGAGATAAGACAGTATTAATTGTGGGCCCtgtttgaaatataaaaaaaaaataaaataaaatcaagtgGCAGGGGGCTTTTTCAGATACGCCGCtaaagcattcccttttattattttgtgtcCATTGCCCATTACTTTACTGCATAGACATGATAAAGGTCAAAGCAATTAATTCCTCCCTGCCTGGCCAATCAGAAGGCTTGGGGTGGGCAGttgctctgctgtgctgctctAACCCTCATGCCCATTTGGAGCAGCTGgaagaatgtatgtgtgttacagcACCCAACTTAAGTAACAAACAAGATAGACATAAGACCCTGAGTTCCTCAATCCCATCACTTTAGTTAAACGTTGGTGGTCACAAGTGGAACCGGTTCTTTCGCTGTTGGCGTGTGCATGCTTGGATTGCCCGAGAAACACCGGCACTCACCCCCATGAGGCAGCGACACATGTTGGCATAAGCCACGGAGAAGTTGGGCTCGGAAATGGCCTTCTCGAAGATTAGGTCAATGACGCCCTTGAGCCGTTCCTCCGTGTCGATGGTCAGTTCCATCACCTGCTTCATCAGCGGCTGGAACATCTGCGGCGTTAGCTTGTTGAGGACACTACGCACACGCCGGAGCAGCTCCTGGGTCTTGGCCACCTCGGGGTCATCCTCATCTGTCTCAGGCACACGCCCGCGCCCCTTCTTTGTAGAGGGCTTCCATGCTTTCTCAGCCTTGTTCAGCTGGATGTCATCATTGAGGGAGACACTGGCAATAATCTTGCGTGGCTCTTTGCGCTGGCCCTGCTGCGAGCGCCTTGGGCCTGGAGGCTTGGGGGTTAAATCAACAGCTACAAGTCACAACAGTTCCCAGTCAAGGCAACTTAAAAGCACCAATGATAACATGGCTAGTAAACAATATAGAACAAATCATGTAGGGTGCTAACACCCAACCAGCCTTAAACAGCTTCCATCTGCCTTTAATAATGTGAGCATTTATGGGTGATGTTTCCCCAGGTAAAGGAAAGACTTACTGGTCCTCGCCCTGCTCCGGGTGGCTGTCTGCCCAGATTAGCGAACGATGGTGTGAAGTCAGGCCCACAGTTCATCAGGCGACTGGGGTCCAAAGGTCTCAGGGGCGTCTTATTAGCCTATAGTGTGTTGTGGAAAGTTGAAGGGCTGACACAATGTCAAGACATGGGGAAAAATTAGTTGCCAGTCATGAGAGTAACGCTTACCTTGTCCAGCACAACGTCAGTAATGTGGGGAAGGCCCTCAGGCTTGTGCATGCTAGCACTGATGAACTGGAAACGCAGCAGAAACTCCCTGTCGTACCGCTTCTTCTCTTCAGGGTTAATAGGCTTCCAGTGCTCTGGTGATGGGGACAGAGGAGGGTCACTTCATGTCATGCACTCATTTGGACAAAGCAATTCAGTAGTACTAAAGCTCAACAGCTGAACTTACTCTAAAATATCATTCCTGTCTGGATCAACATTCACAATGAAGCCAGTCTAACTTATTGTAAAAGGTTAAACCTTTGACAGATCTCTTCAAAATcagtaaattacatttaaaaaaattatctaATTCAGAATACCGACAAAGTCCTTCCCAGTGGTTGTCTGGCTGTTCATAAATAGCACTGATAGCATAGACAGCAGCTTTTCAATAGTCTATTTCAACTCAGATAAAGATTCAAACAGTGATTAAAGGGCTTCAAGTTCAAGACTGAAATCTTTTCCCTCACCCTCTTTATACTGATACTTCTGTTCCGTGGGCTTAGTGGACTCAGGCTCTATGTTCTCCATGTCCAACTtgtcctccttctcctcccatGTTTCCTCAGGCTCCTCAGTGGGTGGAGCAGCGGGCATGGTGGGGCGGAGCTCCAGAGGCTGGGTCTGAGCTGCTGCAGACTCAGCGGCAGATTCTTTTTCCTCGGGCTAAGAGGGATAACATTCCAGAGACAATATTAATGCATCTGCATTAAAAATTCCACCAACATCAGTATCTGTACCTTTCAAAGTCGCTAATCTCTTGTAGTGCAGTCAAATCGCACATTCAGGCACTGACATCAACCTCTGGATCCTGTGTATATGCACCCCACCTTAAAAAGGCTTGCTCACATCAGACGGCACCCTTCCTTGACTATACATCTTGAGGATACCAAGTACATCTTGATTTGACTGTTGCTTATACCACATAAATTACTGTTAGCATTCAAGCCTGCCTCCACTTACCACACTTGAATTTTCTTGATCTACCATGCACTTGTACAAGGTTAACCATGGAAAATGACCTCAACACTAGCACTGATTGCAGTTTTGCCTGTTCTAAGTTGCTTTTTAGAAACTAATTGGCCAAATGTAGATTTCAGCTAAAACTTATTTCTGTCCATCAAGAGAAATGGCTCATACCTCTTTAAAGGCATCTAGGACATCTCCCACATCTTTGTTATTCAGATCCTTcaacttctttttcttctttggcaCAGGCAGGACAGCTAGGAAGAGATGATAGTTAGTTAAGACCTACCTTGGAATGCCATCATCAGACTTGTGACCCTGCAGATATTTGTTAAGCATTATCCAAATTCTGTTGTTCATGACCCACAGACACCCTTACCTTGCAGACTCTCGTCGACAGGGCAGCTAGAGGCAAGAACAGGAGCTTCTTCTGCTTTCACATCTGCCTCCAGAACCAGTGGTGAAGGAACCACAGCAGGTGCTTTCTGCTGCACTTCAGGAGCCTCAGGTTCAGCAATGGGTTCGGCAACCTCGAGCTCAGGTTCGCCGCTGCCTTCAGGCTTCTCTTCGGGGTCCTGAGGCAGACCATTGTGAAGTGGAACATTCTCAGGCTGATCAACAGAGACCTCAGGCTCAGGAACAGGTTCTGCCATTGGGTCAGTGGTGGGCGTGGCCTCAGCAGAAGTTACCTCGCCACCATTGGCTATTGGAGAGGGACTGTCATCATTGGGCATGGCAGCAGCAGTAGAAGGTGCAGGCATTGGGTCAGAGACTGGCTGTGCAATTTCAGCCAGTGGCTCCAGCTCCTGTTCCCTCACCACCTCTGGCTCCGCCTTCTCCACATccgcacagagctgctccacagGGGCTTCAGGCTCAATAGGCTCCTCCTCTTCTTGGGGCACTGCTAAAGGTAGCAGTGGCGCATCCAAATTGTTGCCCATCTTGGGCTCAGGAGAGGCGGAGCTGTGTGCTAGAGGAATGGCTGTCATATCAGGTGGCGGGGAAGGAGATGCTGAAGAATCAGGTGGTGAGGAGGCAGACGCTCCAAAGTCTTCGTCAGTGTCTTGTCCTAGAGTCACTGCACTTGTGGGTGGGGCTGATTGGACATCCCGGGCCAGTTGGAGATTCTGGCCTGGTTTAGGCTCAGATGTGAGAGATGCAGCAACCTCCAGGTCAGGTGTCTTagatggaggtgggggggttgaGGCAGCTGCTGGTGGAGCGACAGGCTTCACACGATCATCTAAACAAAGCACAATTTAAAAATCGTATTTCGAATATTTCTAATAAgatttctgaaataaaaaattgaatCAAATTATAATAGAAATAGAATAAACATTTACCAGGTCGAATCACTACTGTTGCTGTAGGTGGCATGCTTTCACCATTTGTTTGGACAGGACCTCCAGCCTCTGGGCCTACAGTCTgagggagatgagaggggaAAATTCTTTATGCTGTATACAAATTTGGACCAATTACAAGCATTCCAGGGTAAGCATATACATAGGCATTAAATACCGAACTCACCTGAGGGGGCGTGGGCGTAGACGAATTTCTTGCACCAGACATGATCTCTTCTGTGACGTCACGTCCACCCTGATTGGGATCTCGTATTCTAATCTGTGGAACATGGTTTGGTGGGTGAGATCCTGCTCTCACAAGGCACTCAAGAGAAAAACTTTTCAGCTCCTCACCTGCTTGCGTTCTCGCTTGTGCTGCTGGGGTGGGGCATgctgagggggtggggcttgctGCTGCTGGGCTGAGCTCAACATCACCTGTGTGGTAGGAACTGAAGGCTGGTACTGAGCCTGTGTAGGGTAATACGttccagctggaggaggagacaaGGCATGATCAGATAACACCTTAGGCTCCACCccactaaaaaaaataaagacttgaTTTCCCCTGACCAGGAACAATTAAAGTTCACAATGCAGGGTTGCCCAATTGCTATGAGTTTACTCCGGAAGTCCTTCCATCTCAAGAGAGTTAGCCACTAAACAAAGGTTTGTTCCCACCTGCATCATGGACTCAGCCACATGCAAGTGGCAACATCAAATGATAAGGAACTTAACTAGATCAAAATAAGGCACAACAAACTGACCAGCTACAGAAAAGGAACATGCACACAGCTCCAGACAATGATGCACAAGGTAAAGCAATACAGACTCAACATGCAGTCGTCTGTTTCAAATTTTGCATTAAGGTTGAGCTTTATTTCTGTGTCACTTGGAAAAAAGCGCATTGCTTCATGGGCCTTAGAGATGCAGGTTGTCATGGAGACTATGGCAGCAAACGACAAGTGCATGCTTGAGAACTTtatgatttcccccccccccgcatttCTTTTCACAAAAGGGACCAAGGTTGCAAGGCATGAGGACTGAGCAACAGACACAGGCAGCTCTGCATGCCAGACTCACCGGGATAGCCctgagaggggagaggggcagtgtgcagagagagacGGCCGTTCTCTCGGCCCGAgcctctccccccacccccccgcctcTCCCTCGCTGCCAGCGAGGCCTCTGAATTCAGcccaggagaggagggagggagggagggggggagagagagagagagagagagagagagagagagagagagagagagagagagagagagagtgtaagagtaGAAAGTGAATGCCAAGATCCAGCAGGAAGCTAATGTTATAAAGCACAATGGGGTTACAGAATCTGCAAAGTGAGATGAGAAGACAAAAAGGGAGACCAAGCACGgatctttttattcttttctttttaataaaaaaaataggaaCAATCAAATGAGAACCcaagagtggtagagagagaatCACTGGAGGGGACAAGTATACAGGGAGAATGGGTGTGGTGCATGAAAGAGCCTCTCACCATATGTAGAGCTATAGTCAGGATTGGTGCTGGAGTAGAAGCTTGTGGGAGCACCGGCCACGGAGAACGGCTGGGTCGGGGGCACATACGAAGCACGGTACTATGACAGACACATGGTAAAAGGTCATGCTACAGTTGTTTATCTGTTGCTGTTTCTGAAATTGATGATTTCAGCTTAGAAAGGAAATGGTTTTCCCATGTTGCACAGGAACACCAGAGGCCATATTAGAATTCCTGCTCACTGTAATGTTCTGCAGTCTAACAGCTTCCAAATAATTTTGATTTGCAAACAGATGTCAATGAAAACAATAGACCTCATGAAACAAAACCTTGCACAAAATGGCCCTGTAGCCCATCTACACGTTTTTTCCCCTGCTGAACCCCACTTGTTCAAGAATACCACTCCTCCCGTATCCCAAGCAGCATCTCAATGGCACTGCAGCATTACCTGTCCAGCTGGAAGGAAGTAGGCGGGGCCCTGAGAGTTGGGgaactgcagctgctgctgaggGATCATCATCACTTGGGAGCTGGTTGGGTACACGTGGGTGGGTGGAACCTGGCGAGGCGTACTGTTAGGTGGCACCCGTGGGGCGCCGCTGGGCAGACTGGGCCGGTTGGGGTAGTACGGCTATGGGAGAAGAGGGGTAAGATGGCGAAAGACACAAACTCAAACAAACCCCAAAGTGGAAAAATCTTTTTGGAAATACTTTTCCCAGCAGAACTAACTATGCGATATGTTCACTCAGTGAGCAACAATGTTTGTGTCATGTTTCAACTTTCTATAAGAAGTTCTTCCTAGACATTCAAGATCAGCCTCCTATAACCCTCCTTCATATTTGCCATCATAAACTAGATGTACTTTGAAATGTgtcatcaagcagagaaaaaaaacaaaaacaaagggtGTTTTGCACAGGGCTGCTGCTTCATCTCCATCTCGGCACACTACAAGCAACCAGAAGTTTAACCTTCGAGCTCTGGTCCCAAATTGGTTTGAcctgactgaaaatgaatataTGAGACACTCAGTATATGAAAGAGACGATGACAGGAACACTAAAATAAGAAGACAACCCGTTGCTATAAGCTttgcattgtttaaaaaagCCTTACACAACCTTTTAAATACACTTTTACACACGAGATGGTGCATACAATAATGTGAAGTCTACTGAGAAATGTACTTTCAAGCAAGGCTGCTGGGTTTGTTGCACTAAAATGAAATTTCAGCAATTCCTAGGCAATACCTGTCTTTACAAATTTTGCTTTGTCATCATGGCAGTTTCAGAACCTATGGCATACATTTcagaggcagaaaaaaaaagtctgtgtgTGGCAATTACGCCAGGAAGATGGAGAGCCAGAGCATGCAGAGGAGACAGAACAGCTGTATAGAGCATCATACTGGCTTGACACCACAGAAAGGTGgtggaggaaaagagagagagagagagaaaaaaaaaaaaaaaaaaaaaaaagtgtggcaTTTACCTGCAGTGACCTGAATCCACCCTTCAGccgcaccacacacagcagagagcaagcagaaagaggagagacaacatgagagagagagagaaagagagggcgaGCATGAGAGAGTCAGACAGGAGGACATGAAGAAGCAGTTAATCAGTAAGCTGTTAGCAgcagacacaaacaaagcagatgtatgcatgcatgcattggGACTTGGACTAATAGAACAGTGATGGCACAAAATATACTTCTGTACATGAAGACGgaacagagcagacactgtTCAATGCATGGCTACTGGACCCAGATCTATCAGTATGACTTATGCAGCAATAGAAAAAGCAGTGATGGGcttgatgttttatttgaataCTGTCAAGTAACAAGGCAATGTGTTGCCTGGGGTTTTGCCCTTTCCTATTCACGCCCTAGAGGTCTAGATTTGAGCAGCCATCTGTTAGTTTTCCCAGTGAAAATCGTTAGTACCTGTTGATGTAAAGCACGTGGCCCTGGGGCATACTGGTGGAACggcagagaaaagagagagagagcaagaggtcACAGTTCAAAAGAGGCAAAAAGGACAGGCACTAGCTTGCATGCACAGATccctcaaacaaacaaagcaaaattcaGAGCAGACGCTTAGCTTAGCCACAAGAAGCACCAATACCTTCCCAGCTGATTAaagtatgtatgcgtgtgtgcgtgcgtgcatggtGCTGTGTACCTGTCTGGGCTGTGGCGCAGAGTTCAtttgtggaggtggaggggcaAAGACAACAGAGGGGGGCTGGCCAGGGGGGTAGGCACCCTGCACAAAAACAATAGctcaaacaaagcaaacagttGACTCATTGGCCACTGCTACTGCCACCTTGCTAGGACTGACATGCATTACTGGTTCTCACCTGTGTCAGTCCTGGGGAAGGGGCGGGGTGGGGCACAGAAGGGGGTCCTGTAATAGGCTGCGGTGGTTTATTCATTTCACGTGGTTCTGCATGAGGGGGGCCTCGGACCTGCCTGCCAAACTGGAGAACAAGAGCATGAGTCAGGGGGGGAACAAGAAACCCCTAAAGAACAATGCTTTTAAGGTAAAATTAATTCAACTAACAAAGGAGAAAACAATGAATACAAAGAAAATTTTTAAAGTGCACTAAACagtatatatttacaaaacatcCTAgataataaagagaaagaatgctGAAGGATTACATACATCTGAAACTATTGTTAATCTCTTCGTATTAGCAGACTCAGTCAGGTCCTTGTGTAGTGTGTCCTGTATCAGATAATACAGGGGGTGAGTAAGCAGTGCGGTTTAACCATTAACGGAGTTTAAATTCTTAGGACAAGAGCTTGTGGTGTAGGCTATAGCA
Encoded here:
- the eif4g1a gene encoding eukaryotic translation initiation factor 4 gamma 1a isoform X2 is translated as MNKPPQPITGPPSVPHPAPSPGLTQGAYPPGQPPSVVFAPPPPQMNSAPQPRQPYYPNRPSLPSGAPRVPPNSTPRQVPPTHVYPTSSQVMMIPQQQLQFPNSQGPAYFLPAGQYRASYVPPTQPFSVAGAPTSFYSSTNPDYSSTYEASLAARERRGGGGRGSGRENGRLSLHTAPLPSQGYPAGTYYPTQAQYQPSVPTTQVMLSSAQQQQAPPPQHAPPQQHKRERKQIRIRDPNQGGRDVTEEIMSGARNSSTPTPPQTVGPEAGGPVQTNGESMPPTATVVIRPDDRVKPVAPPAAASTPPPPSKTPDLEVAASLTSEPKPGQNLQLARDVQSAPPTSAVTLGQDTDEDFGASASSPPDSSASPSPPPDMTAIPLAHSSASPEPKMGNNLDAPLLPLAVPQEEEEPIEPEAPVEQLCADVEKAEPEVVREQELEPLAEIAQPVSDPMPAPSTAAAMPNDDSPSPIANGGEVTSAEATPTTDPMAEPVPEPEVSVDQPENVPLHNGLPQDPEEKPEGSGEPELEVAEPIAEPEAPEVQQKAPAVVPSPLVLEADVKAEEAPVLASSCPVDESLQAVLPVPKKKKKLKDLNNKDVGDVLDAFKEPEEKESAAESAAAQTQPLELRPTMPAAPPTEEPEETWEEKEDKLDMENIEPESTKPTEQKYQYKEEHWKPINPEEKKRYDREFLLRFQFISASMHKPEGLPHITDVVLDKANKTPLRPLDPSRLMNCGPDFTPSFANLGRQPPGAGRGPPPGPRRSQQGQRKEPRKIIASVSLNDDIQLNKAEKAWKPSTKKGRGRVPETDEDDPEVAKTQELLRRVRSVLNKLTPQMFQPLMKQVMELTIDTEERLKGVIDLIFEKAISEPNFSVAYANMCRCLMGLKVRTSDKTGATVNFRKLLLNRCQKEFEKDKDDDEIFEHKQKELDAASEEEERQRLVEELEDAKDKARRRSLGNIKFIGELFKLKMLTEPIMHDCIVKLLKNHDEESLECLCRLLSTIGKDLDFEKAKPRMDQYFNQMEKIIKERKTSSRIRFMLQDVLDLRRNNWVPRRGDQGPKTIDQIHKEAELEEHREQIKVQQQLLSKKDSSQGRGGRSGAHSSGGRITQPQDEGWNTVPITTKTRPIDTSRLSKITKPGALDFNNQLLAPGGKGSWGSWGKGSSGGSGAKPSGEQESGRSTTSTLNRFSALQQSAPSSASSSLDPDRRVPHRSSSSKERNDRDRFERFDRRDSREDRERGLDRNRPVVTKRSFSRESDERARGGEGRGATDTVRRVASMTDERGSRDRAMSKEMAKRETAPTPPPTPVKPALSEEELDKKSVAIIEEYLHINDLKEAVQCVQELNSPSLLFVFVRNGVESTLERSTIAREHMGQLLHRLISNSVLPTEQYHKGLREILEVADDMAIDIPHIWQYLAEIITPMLHEGGVHMGQLFREVSKPLLPIGKAAVLLVQILNLLCKGLSQKKVGALWSEAGLNWKDFLQEDEDVNKFVTEWKMEFTLGEESEKPSKKELTPEELSRILDRLIEDKASNQRIHDWVEANLDEQKIASNQFVRALMTSVCQSAIICENPYKVDVEQITQRAKLLQKYLLNEQKELQALYALQALMVRLEQPANLLRTFFDTLYDEDVIKEEAFYKWESSKDPTEQVGKGVALKSVTAFFTWLREAEEESDNN
- the eif4g1a gene encoding eukaryotic translation initiation factor 4 gamma 1a isoform X3, producing MNKPPQPITGPPSVPHPAPSPGLTQGAYPPGQPPSVVFAPPPPQMNSAPQPRQYAPGPRALHQQGGFRSLQPYYPNRPSLPSGAPRVPPNSTPRQVPPTHVYPTSSQVMMIPQQQLQFPNSQGPAYFLPAGQYRASYVPPTQPFSVAGAPTSFYSSTNPDYSSTYAGTYYPTQAQYQPSVPTTQVMLSSAQQQQAPPPQHAPPQQHKRERKQIRIRDPNQGGRDVTEEIMSGARNSSTPTPPQTVGPEAGGPVQTNGESMPPTATVVIRPDDRVKPVAPPAAASTPPPPSKTPDLEVAASLTSEPKPGQNLQLARDVQSAPPTSAVTLGQDTDEDFGASASSPPDSSASPSPPPDMTAIPLAHSSASPEPKMGNNLDAPLLPLAVPQEEEEPIEPEAPVEQLCADVEKAEPEVVREQELEPLAEIAQPVSDPMPAPSTAAAMPNDDSPSPIANGGEVTSAEATPTTDPMAEPVPEPEVSVDQPENVPLHNGLPQDPEEKPEGSGEPELEVAEPIAEPEAPEVQQKAPAVVPSPLVLEADVKAEEAPVLASSCPVDESLQAVLPVPKKKKKLKDLNNKDVGDVLDAFKEPEEKESAAESAAAQTQPLELRPTMPAAPPTEEPEETWEEKEDKLDMENIEPESTKPTEQKYQYKEEHWKPINPEEKKRYDREFLLRFQFISASMHKPEGLPHITDVVLDKANKTPLRPLDPSRLMNCGPDFTPSFANLGRQPPGAGRGPPPGPRRSQQGQRKEPRKIIASVSLNDDIQLNKAEKAWKPSTKKGRGRVPETDEDDPEVAKTQELLRRVRSVLNKLTPQMFQPLMKQVMELTIDTEERLKGVIDLIFEKAISEPNFSVAYANMCRCLMGLKVRTSDKTGATVNFRKLLLNRCQKEFEKDKDDDEIFEHKQKELDAASEEEERQRLVEELEDAKDKARRRSLGNIKFIGELFKLKMLTEPIMHDCIVKLLKNHDEESLECLCRLLSTIGKDLDFEKAKPRMDQYFNQMEKIIKERKTSSRIRFMLQDVLDLRRNNWVPRRGDQGPKTIDQIHKEAELEEHREQIKVQQQLLSKKDSSQGRGGRSGAHSSGGRITQPQDEGWNTVPITTKTRPIDTSRLSKITKPGALDFNNQLLAPGGKGSWGSWGKGSSGGSGAKPSGEQESGRSTTSTLNRFSALQQSAPSSASSSLDPDRRVPHRSSSSKERNDRDRFERFDRRDSREDRERGLDRNRPVVTKRSFSRESDERARGGEGRGATDTVRRVASMTDERGSRDRAMSKEMAKRETAPTPPPTPVKPALSEEELDKKSVAIIEEYLHINDLKEAVQCVQELNSPSLLFVFVRNGVESTLERSTIAREHMGQLLHRLISNSVLPTEQYHKGLREILEVADDMAIDIPHIWQYLAEIITPMLHEGGVHMGQLFREVSKPLLPIGKAAVLLVQILNLLCKGLSQKKVGALWSEAGLNWKDFLQEDEDVNKFVTEWKMEFTLGEESEKPSKKELTPEELSRILDRLIEDKASNQRIHDWVEANLDEQKIASNQFVRALMTSVCQSAIICENPYKVDVEQITQRAKLLQKYLLNEQKELQALYALQALMVRLEQPANLLRTFFDTLYDEDVIKEEAFYKWESSKDPTEQVGKGVALKSVTAFFTWLREAEEESDNN
- the eif4g1a gene encoding eukaryotic translation initiation factor 4 gamma 1a isoform X1, whose amino-acid sequence is MNKPPQPITGPPSVPHPAPSPGLTQGAYPPGQPPSVVFAPPPPQMNSAPQPRQYAPGPRALHQQGGFRSLQPYYPNRPSLPSGAPRVPPNSTPRQVPPTHVYPTSSQVMMIPQQQLQFPNSQGPAYFLPAGQYRASYVPPTQPFSVAGAPTSFYSSTNPDYSSTYEASLAARERRGGGGRGSGRENGRLSLHTAPLPSQGYPAGTYYPTQAQYQPSVPTTQVMLSSAQQQQAPPPQHAPPQQHKRERKQIRIRDPNQGGRDVTEEIMSGARNSSTPTPPQTVGPEAGGPVQTNGESMPPTATVVIRPDDRVKPVAPPAAASTPPPPSKTPDLEVAASLTSEPKPGQNLQLARDVQSAPPTSAVTLGQDTDEDFGASASSPPDSSASPSPPPDMTAIPLAHSSASPEPKMGNNLDAPLLPLAVPQEEEEPIEPEAPVEQLCADVEKAEPEVVREQELEPLAEIAQPVSDPMPAPSTAAAMPNDDSPSPIANGGEVTSAEATPTTDPMAEPVPEPEVSVDQPENVPLHNGLPQDPEEKPEGSGEPELEVAEPIAEPEAPEVQQKAPAVVPSPLVLEADVKAEEAPVLASSCPVDESLQAVLPVPKKKKKLKDLNNKDVGDVLDAFKEPEEKESAAESAAAQTQPLELRPTMPAAPPTEEPEETWEEKEDKLDMENIEPESTKPTEQKYQYKEEHWKPINPEEKKRYDREFLLRFQFISASMHKPEGLPHITDVVLDKANKTPLRPLDPSRLMNCGPDFTPSFANLGRQPPGAGRGPPPGPRRSQQGQRKEPRKIIASVSLNDDIQLNKAEKAWKPSTKKGRGRVPETDEDDPEVAKTQELLRRVRSVLNKLTPQMFQPLMKQVMELTIDTEERLKGVIDLIFEKAISEPNFSVAYANMCRCLMGLKVRTSDKTGATVNFRKLLLNRCQKEFEKDKDDDEIFEHKQKELDAASEEEERQRLVEELEDAKDKARRRSLGNIKFIGELFKLKMLTEPIMHDCIVKLLKNHDEESLECLCRLLSTIGKDLDFEKAKPRMDQYFNQMEKIIKERKTSSRIRFMLQDVLDLRRNNWVPRRGDQGPKTIDQIHKEAELEEHREQIKVQQQLLSKKDSSQGRGGRSGAHSSGGRITQPQDEGWNTVPITTKTRPIDTSRLSKITKPGALDFNNQLLAPGGKGSWGSWGKGSSGGSGAKPSGEQESGRSTTSTLNRFSALQQSAPSSASSSLDPDRRVPHRSSSSKERNDRDRFERFDRRDSREDRERGLDRNRPVVTKRSFSRESDERARGGEGRGATDTVRRVASMTDERGSRDRAMSKEMAKRETAPTPPPTPVKPALSEEELDKKSVAIIEEYLHINDLKEAVQCVQELNSPSLLFVFVRNGVESTLERSTIAREHMGQLLHRLISNSVLPTEQYHKGLREILEVADDMAIDIPHIWQYLAEIITPMLHEGGVHMGQLFREVSKPLLPIGKAAVLLVQILNLLCKGLSQKKVGALWSEAGLNWKDFLQEDEDVNKFVTEWKMEFTLGEESEKPSKKELTPEELSRILDRLIEDKASNQRIHDWVEANLDEQKIASNQFVRALMTSVCQSAIICENPYKVDVEQITQRAKLLQKYLLNEQKELQALYALQALMVRLEQPANLLRTFFDTLYDEDVIKEEAFYKWESSKDPTEQVGKGVALKSVTAFFTWLREAEEESDNN